The following are encoded together in the Streptomyces rapamycinicus NRRL 5491 genome:
- a CDS encoding indolepyruvate ferredoxin oxidoreductase family protein, with product MSTDPAAVSLDDPYTARSGRVLISGIQALVRLTLEQRRLDAARGLDTRAFVSGYPGSPLGGVDLELDRARRFLDPAGVVFRPGLNEELAATAVAGTQLLGQVPGRRHEAVTGFWYGKNPGLDRAADAMRHGTVAGTASLGGAVAWIGDDPGAKSSTVPSSCEPMCQSLAMPLLAPGSVPEILEFGLHAVALSRATGLWAGLKIVADIADASAVVDLDALRPDIPAPPAAPRGAPPTLVGPASLDAEHDMLTRRLDLARAYAREAGLNRITFSAAHATLGVMASGTSYAVVRRALADLGIGEADMEALGIRLIRLAMPFPLCDEDLVAMTGDLDQVLVVEDKVPFLEGHLKAALYGSADAPVVVGRRGENGRPLLTARGTLGAEDVAKALAQRIGQDRLPRTATARLASLAPPPAPRIALPTVSARTPYFCSGCPHNTSTRTADDTLVGAGIGCHAMIALDGAGRGHQIGLTQMGGEGAQWIGLAPFTDDRHFVQNLGDGTFHHSGSLAVRAAVAAGVTMTYKLLYNDAVAMTGGQRPEGRLGVPALTRWLALEGVRKVVVTTAAPADYRGVRLDPIATVRHRDDLPEAEQELAAMNGVTVLIHDDRCAAEERRLRKRGQLPTPAEKVVINERVCEGCGDCGDVSTCLSVQPVDTTFGRKTRIHQASCNSDFSCLKGDCPSFLLVEPKAGTAKAAKGKRPRSVPRPPVALTAPTPAVAGDSALLRMPGIGGTGVVTVSQMLQRAAHLDGRYAAGLEQTGLAQKGGPVVSDVRISATPVTGAVRASRATADVLIGFDLLGAAADANLRIARPGHTIAVVNSAIVPTAAMVTNRVVVPGSPDDALERVESATRPGDNLYLDAQSMAEALFGDHMPTNMLLVGAAFQHGCIPLTEDAIEGAIRLGPAVEKNLAAFRWGRAAALDPDAVRRALAAPERPVLEITPEAHTIAGTAARPGTLQDTLAPRAADLIAYQDRAYAERYAAEVAEVAALARRRAGDEAGERIAVGYAEGLHKLMAYKDEYEVARLHLDTVERARVAEEFGADATVSVLLHPPALRALGMKRKIRLRRTAPALFSLLRALRRLRGTRLDLFGYAEVRRQERALIEEYPRLVRAALARLTPGNAAAVEDLVRLVEAVRGYEDIKLARVEEFRTTARAALDELTATADATATVSV from the coding sequence GTGAGCACCGACCCCGCCGCGGTTTCGCTCGACGACCCCTACACGGCCCGCAGCGGCCGGGTGCTGATCTCCGGCATCCAGGCCCTGGTCCGGCTCACCCTCGAACAGCGCCGGCTGGACGCGGCGCGCGGTCTGGACACCCGCGCGTTCGTCTCCGGCTATCCGGGCTCACCGCTGGGCGGGGTCGATCTGGAGCTGGACCGGGCACGCCGCTTCCTGGACCCCGCCGGGGTGGTGTTCCGGCCGGGCCTCAACGAGGAGCTGGCCGCCACCGCCGTGGCCGGGACACAGCTGCTGGGGCAGGTGCCCGGGCGCCGCCACGAGGCGGTGACCGGGTTCTGGTACGGCAAGAACCCCGGTCTTGACCGCGCGGCCGACGCGATGCGGCACGGGACGGTGGCCGGTACGGCGTCGCTGGGCGGCGCGGTGGCCTGGATCGGCGACGACCCCGGAGCCAAGTCCTCGACCGTGCCCAGCTCGTGCGAGCCGATGTGCCAGAGCCTGGCCATGCCCCTGCTCGCGCCCGGCTCCGTACCCGAGATCCTCGAATTCGGACTGCACGCCGTGGCCCTGTCCCGGGCCACCGGGCTCTGGGCCGGGCTGAAGATCGTCGCGGATATCGCGGACGCCTCGGCGGTCGTCGACCTCGACGCCCTCCGGCCCGACATCCCCGCCCCGCCCGCCGCCCCGCGCGGCGCGCCGCCCACCCTCGTGGGCCCCGCGTCCCTGGACGCCGAGCACGACATGCTCACCCGCCGGCTGGACCTGGCGCGCGCCTACGCCCGCGAGGCCGGGCTGAACCGCATCACCTTCAGCGCCGCGCACGCCACCCTGGGCGTAATGGCCTCCGGGACCTCCTACGCCGTGGTGCGGCGCGCCCTGGCCGACCTCGGCATCGGCGAGGCGGACATGGAGGCCCTCGGTATCCGGCTGATCCGGCTGGCGATGCCGTTCCCGCTCTGCGACGAGGACCTGGTGGCCATGACCGGCGATCTGGACCAGGTCCTGGTCGTCGAGGACAAGGTGCCCTTCCTCGAAGGGCACCTCAAGGCCGCCCTGTACGGCAGCGCGGACGCGCCCGTGGTGGTCGGCCGCCGCGGCGAGAACGGCCGCCCGCTGCTCACCGCCCGGGGCACCCTCGGGGCCGAGGACGTGGCCAAGGCCCTGGCCCAGCGCATCGGCCAGGATCGGCTGCCGCGGACCGCGACCGCCCGGCTGGCCTCGCTGGCACCGCCGCCCGCGCCCCGGATCGCGCTGCCCACCGTGTCGGCGCGCACGCCCTACTTCTGCTCCGGCTGCCCGCACAACACCTCCACCCGCACCGCCGATGACACCCTCGTCGGCGCGGGCATCGGCTGCCACGCCATGATCGCCCTCGATGGCGCGGGCCGCGGCCACCAGATCGGGCTGACCCAGATGGGCGGCGAAGGCGCCCAGTGGATCGGCCTGGCCCCGTTCACCGACGACCGGCACTTCGTGCAGAACCTCGGTGACGGCACCTTCCACCACTCCGGCTCCCTCGCCGTCCGCGCGGCGGTGGCCGCGGGCGTGACCATGACGTACAAGCTCCTCTACAACGACGCCGTCGCGATGACCGGCGGCCAGCGGCCCGAGGGACGGCTGGGCGTCCCGGCGCTGACCCGCTGGCTCGCCCTGGAGGGCGTGCGGAAGGTCGTGGTGACCACCGCGGCACCGGCCGACTACCGCGGCGTACGCCTCGATCCGATCGCCACGGTGCGCCACCGCGACGATCTGCCCGAGGCCGAGCAGGAGCTGGCCGCCATGAACGGCGTGACCGTGCTCATCCATGACGACCGCTGCGCCGCGGAGGAGCGCCGGCTGCGCAAGCGCGGTCAGCTGCCCACCCCCGCCGAGAAGGTGGTCATCAACGAGCGGGTCTGCGAGGGCTGCGGCGACTGCGGGGATGTCTCCACATGTCTGTCGGTGCAGCCCGTGGACACCACCTTCGGCCGCAAGACCCGGATCCACCAGGCGTCCTGCAACTCCGACTTCAGCTGCCTGAAGGGCGACTGCCCCTCCTTCCTCCTCGTCGAGCCGAAGGCGGGGACGGCCAAGGCGGCGAAGGGCAAGCGGCCCCGCTCCGTGCCCCGGCCGCCCGTGGCCCTGACCGCGCCCACCCCGGCGGTGGCCGGGGACAGCGCGCTGCTGCGGATGCCCGGCATCGGCGGCACCGGTGTCGTGACCGTCTCACAGATGCTCCAGCGGGCCGCCCATCTCGACGGCCGCTACGCGGCCGGACTCGAGCAGACGGGGCTGGCCCAGAAGGGCGGGCCCGTCGTCAGCGACGTACGGATCTCGGCCACCCCGGTCACCGGTGCCGTGCGGGCCTCCCGTGCGACCGCGGACGTGCTCATCGGCTTCGATCTGCTCGGGGCGGCCGCCGACGCCAATCTGCGCATCGCCCGCCCCGGCCACACCATCGCCGTCGTCAACTCCGCCATCGTCCCCACCGCGGCCATGGTGACCAACCGGGTCGTCGTGCCCGGCTCACCGGACGACGCCCTGGAGCGCGTGGAGTCGGCCACCCGCCCCGGGGACAACCTCTACCTCGACGCGCAGAGCATGGCCGAGGCCCTGTTCGGCGATCACATGCCGACCAACATGCTCCTCGTCGGAGCCGCCTTCCAGCACGGCTGCATTCCGCTGACGGAAGACGCCATCGAGGGCGCGATCCGGCTCGGCCCCGCCGTGGAGAAGAATCTCGCGGCCTTCCGCTGGGGGCGCGCCGCCGCCCTCGACCCCGACGCCGTACGGCGTGCCCTGGCCGCACCGGAACGGCCGGTCCTGGAGATCACACCCGAGGCGCACACCATCGCGGGCACGGCCGCCCGGCCCGGAACGCTCCAGGACACCCTCGCCCCGCGCGCCGCCGACCTGATCGCCTATCAGGACCGGGCCTACGCCGAGCGGTACGCCGCCGAGGTGGCGGAGGTCGCCGCGCTGGCCCGGCGGCGGGCCGGTGACGAGGCGGGCGAGCGCATCGCCGTCGGCTACGCCGAGGGGCTGCACAAGCTGATGGCCTACAAGGACGAGTACGAGGTGGCCCGGCTCCATCTGGACACCGTGGAACGGGCCAGGGTCGCGGAAGAGTTCGGTGCCGATGCCACCGTCTCCGTCCTGCTGCACCCCCCGGCGCTGCGCGCGCTGGGCATGAAGCGCAAGATCCGGCTCCGCCGCACGGCGCCCGCCCTCTTCTCGCTCCTCCGCGCCCTGCGGCGGCTGCGGGGCACCCGGCTGGACCTGTTCGGATACGCCGAGGTGCGCCGCCAGGAGCGGGCGCTGATCGAGGAGTACCCGCGCCTGGTCCGCGCCGCCCTGGCCCGTCTGACGCCCGGCAACGCCGCCGCCGTGGAGGATCTGGTGCGGCTCGTCGAGGCCGTCCGCGGCTACGAGGACATCAAGCTGGCCCGGGTCGAGGAGTTCCGCACCACGGCCCGCGCGGCTCTGGACGAGCTGACCGCGACCGCCGACGCCACCGCGACCGTCTCCGTCTGA
- a CDS encoding Lrp/AsnC family transcriptional regulator, translated as MPEFDDVDRQLLRMLREDGRRTFSEMAPEVGLSVAAVKRRVDRLKDAGVIKGFTVQIDHTKLGWGIEAFVELSYAGTTPVGEIVRTCYTVPEVQAVFTIAGDPDALVHVRVRDIEHLQQVIDGLRRAGLVTGTKTLMVLGSWTRHA; from the coding sequence ATGCCCGAGTTCGACGATGTTGACCGGCAGTTGCTGCGCATGCTGCGCGAGGACGGGCGGCGCACCTTCTCCGAGATGGCACCCGAGGTGGGATTGTCGGTGGCCGCGGTCAAGCGGCGGGTGGACCGGCTCAAGGACGCCGGGGTGATCAAGGGCTTCACGGTGCAGATCGACCACACCAAGCTCGGCTGGGGCATCGAGGCGTTCGTGGAGCTGTCCTACGCCGGTACGACACCGGTCGGGGAGATCGTCCGCACCTGCTACACGGTCCCCGAGGTGCAGGCCGTCTTCACCATCGCCGGTGACCCCGACGCCCTGGTACACGTCCGGGTGCGGGACATCGAGCATCTGCAGCAGGTCATCGACGGTCTGCGGCGCGCCGGCCTGGTCACCGGCACCAAGACGCTGATGGTGCTGGGCTCGTGGACACGCCACGCCTGA
- a CDS encoding helix-turn-helix domain-containing protein gives MDTPRLTTVVAMLDAVCDAPDFDLEPYTGFDANPYVERTFNSWDGLGWRSLLLQRFDHTARVERVALPATDDLHLVLTVAGDAAMETCTGGRWRQRHWTPGQLDMAVPGVASVRRYRSVVPMRTVQVHIPRVTVARTVEQLGGERVDYERMAAAVASGDPLVEHTMRSLDAAREVDDLYAESAATFLAVHVLTHGVRPPQADRPGAAGPWVHKAVAMMRDRLGGPLTVAEMAAGAGFSVYHFIRAFRDATGQTPHRYLTRLRIEEAQRLLRADGLSVAQVATRCGFGSPGSLSTAFLRHTGVRPSAYRNR, from the coding sequence GTGGACACGCCACGCCTGACCACGGTCGTGGCTATGCTCGATGCGGTGTGTGACGCCCCTGATTTCGACCTCGAGCCGTATACCGGATTCGACGCCAACCCCTATGTCGAGCGGACGTTCAACAGCTGGGACGGCCTCGGCTGGCGGTCGTTGCTGCTGCAGCGGTTCGATCACACCGCGCGGGTGGAGCGGGTGGCGTTGCCCGCCACCGACGATCTGCACCTCGTCCTGACCGTCGCGGGCGACGCGGCCATGGAGACCTGTACCGGTGGGCGCTGGCGGCAGCGGCATTGGACGCCCGGACAGCTGGATATGGCGGTTCCGGGCGTGGCGTCGGTGCGCCGCTACCGGTCCGTGGTCCCCATGCGGACCGTCCAGGTGCACATTCCGCGCGTCACCGTCGCCCGTACGGTCGAGCAATTGGGCGGGGAGCGCGTCGACTACGAGCGGATGGCCGCCGCGGTTGCTTCGGGGGATCCGCTCGTCGAGCACACCATGCGGTCGTTGGACGCGGCCCGCGAAGTCGATGACCTGTATGCGGAGTCCGCGGCGACGTTCCTCGCCGTGCATGTGCTCACCCACGGGGTGCGGCCACCGCAGGCGGACCGGCCGGGCGCCGCCGGGCCCTGGGTGCACAAGGCCGTGGCGATGATGCGGGACCGGCTGGGCGGCCCCTTGACGGTGGCGGAGATGGCGGCCGGGGCCGGCTTCAGCGTGTACCACTTCATCCGGGCCTTCAGGGACGCCACAGGCCAGACGCCCCACCGCTATCTCACCCGGCTGCGGATCGAGGAGGCGCAGCGGCTGCTCCGGGCGGATGGGCTGTCCGTGGCGCAAGTGGCCACGCGGTGCGGATTCGGCAGCCCGGGTTCCCTGTCCACGGCGTTCCTGCGGCATACGGGCGTACGGCCGTCGGCCTACCGCAATCGCTGA
- a CDS encoding epoxide hydrolase family protein: protein MPTSSSPGGVTPDIEPFAISVPDADLEDLRLRLERVRLPESETVADASQGVPLDHMRALLAALRELDWRAREKTWNAIGHFRTVIDGLELAFWHVRSPEPGAMPLLLTHGWPGSVLEFEQVIGALTDPAAHGGDRADAFDVVVPSLPGFGFSGRPARTGWNPARTADAWATLMSRLGYERFGAHGGDWGAFISTELARRHASRVAGLHLTMPVAAPLPRDRETATPAEARMIERRDLHLADGYGFGIQMGTRPQTLGYALLDSPAGLAAWLGEKFAAYADTRAEAGGGVSLDRQAEGIALYWLTGTGASSARWYWEALRWTPRGAEEENALPVTVPTACTLFPAEPWPTAQRWAERRYTDLRSWHEMELGGHFPGLERPGTLVRELRDAFRTLR, encoded by the coding sequence GTGCCAACTTCCTCTTCCCCGGGCGGAGTGACGCCCGACATCGAACCCTTTGCCATCTCCGTTCCCGACGCCGACCTCGAAGACCTGCGCCTGCGGCTGGAACGGGTCCGCCTGCCCGAATCGGAGACCGTGGCGGACGCGTCCCAAGGTGTGCCGCTGGACCATATGCGCGCGCTCCTCGCGGCGTTGCGCGAGCTGGACTGGCGGGCCCGCGAGAAGACGTGGAACGCCATTGGCCACTTCCGTACGGTCATCGACGGCCTGGAGCTGGCCTTCTGGCACGTCCGGTCGCCGGAGCCCGGGGCGATGCCCCTGCTGCTGACGCATGGCTGGCCCGGGTCGGTCCTGGAGTTCGAGCAGGTCATCGGCGCGCTCACCGATCCGGCCGCCCACGGCGGCGACCGGGCCGACGCCTTCGACGTCGTCGTCCCGTCACTGCCTGGGTTCGGCTTCAGCGGCCGTCCGGCGCGGACCGGGTGGAACCCCGCGCGGACCGCCGACGCCTGGGCGACGCTGATGAGCCGGTTGGGCTACGAGCGCTTCGGCGCGCACGGCGGCGACTGGGGCGCGTTCATCAGCACCGAGCTGGCCCGCCGCCACGCCTCGCGGGTGGCGGGCCTGCACCTGACGATGCCGGTGGCCGCACCCCTGCCGCGGGACCGGGAGACCGCCACCCCGGCGGAGGCGCGGATGATCGAACGGCGCGATCTGCACCTGGCCGACGGCTATGGGTTCGGCATCCAGATGGGCACCCGGCCCCAGACCCTCGGCTACGCCCTGCTCGACTCGCCCGCCGGTCTCGCCGCCTGGCTGGGCGAGAAGTTCGCCGCCTACGCCGACACCCGGGCCGAGGCGGGCGGGGGAGTGAGCCTTGACCGGCAGGCCGAAGGCATCGCCCTGTACTGGCTCACCGGGACGGGCGCGTCCAGCGCCCGCTGGTACTGGGAGGCGCTGCGCTGGACACCGCGCGGCGCCGAGGAGGAGAACGCCCTGCCGGTGACCGTGCCCACCGCGTGCACACTGTTCCCGGCCGAGCCATGGCCCACGGCCCAACGCTGGGCCGAGCGGCGCTATACGGATCTGCGCTCCTGGCACGAGATGGAGCTGGGCGGCCACTTCCCCGGACTGGAACGGCCCGGGACGCTGGTACGGGAGCTGCGGGACGCCTTCCGCACCCTGCGGTGA
- a CDS encoding SDR family NAD(P)-dependent oxidoreductase — protein sequence MPAANHTIVMTGASRGIGRVAAEHIVRRSPDAHLLVVARASSGARLAEELATGGRPVSYVPADLGSLQSVRSAATGIHDRLERGDLPPLRGFVGNAGMQYTNALTESPDGFEATFAINVLANHLFVRVLQDRFAAPARIVITVSDTHFGDFKHNMGMVPGPAWNSPDVLARPGAFAKPSGTAGGRTAYSTSKLAAVYLVHEYARRLPAGIDAIAYNPGFVPGTGLARNAGPLSRFAMRRVLPVMALTPFATGRGAAGRYLADTVLGTTPAPTGSYVDRSRVARSSEESYDPRRERELWDAVERFTVTHAG from the coding sequence ATGCCTGCTGCGAACCACACCATCGTGATGACGGGCGCGAGCCGCGGGATCGGGCGCGTCGCCGCGGAGCACATCGTGCGCCGGTCGCCCGACGCGCACCTCCTCGTCGTGGCCCGCGCGTCCTCCGGCGCCCGGCTCGCCGAAGAGCTCGCCACGGGCGGGCGTCCGGTCTCGTACGTCCCGGCGGACCTCGGCTCGCTCCAGAGCGTCCGCTCCGCCGCCACCGGGATCCATGACCGGCTGGAGCGCGGTGATCTGCCACCGCTGCGCGGCTTCGTGGGCAACGCGGGCATGCAGTACACCAACGCGCTGACCGAGTCCCCCGACGGGTTCGAGGCCACCTTCGCCATCAACGTACTGGCCAACCACCTCTTCGTCCGGGTGCTCCAGGACCGCTTCGCCGCGCCCGCCCGAATCGTGATCACCGTCAGCGACACCCACTTCGGGGACTTCAAGCACAACATGGGCATGGTGCCCGGCCCCGCCTGGAACTCCCCCGACGTCCTGGCCCGCCCGGGGGCCTTCGCCAAGCCGTCCGGCACGGCGGGCGGGCGCACCGCGTACTCGACGAGCAAGCTGGCCGCCGTCTACCTCGTGCACGAGTACGCGCGGAGGCTTCCGGCCGGGATCGACGCCATCGCGTACAACCCCGGCTTCGTCCCCGGCACCGGTCTCGCCCGCAACGCCGGTCCGCTCTCCCGGTTCGCCATGCGGCGCGTCCTGCCGGTGATGGCCCTCACGCCGTTCGCCACCGGCCGCGGCGCGGCGGGCCGCTACCTCGCCGACACCGTGCTGGGCACGACCCCGGCACCGACCGGCTCCTACGTCGACCGCTCCCGCGTGGCGCGGTCGTCGGAGGAGTCCTACGACCCGCGGCGCGAGCGCGAACTGTGGGACGCCGTCGAGCGGTTCACCGTGACGCACGCGGGCTGA
- a CDS encoding helix-turn-helix transcriptional regulator, whose translation MASSRSDFAALLRAWRDRLAPADAGFAPKASRRAPGLRREELAELAGLSVDYILRLEQGRAKHPSDQVVGALARALQLSRAERDQLYRSAGLLPPRDGTVSAHVPPGVQRLAARLGDVPIGVFTADWTLVWWNAMWSALHGDPTVLPAAERNLARALFGTGAARDPVLRVRPERGPDTFETSIVADLKDAVSRYPADTRLARLVRELRAESEVFAHHWATRATAAQHTSDRKTIRHPEIGDILLDCDVLIVAGADLRMVTYTAATGSSDAGKLDLLRVTGAHIAVPRP comes from the coding sequence ATGGCTTCCTCCCGCTCCGACTTCGCCGCGCTCCTGCGCGCCTGGCGCGACCGCCTCGCCCCGGCCGACGCCGGCTTCGCCCCCAAGGCGAGCCGTCGCGCCCCGGGGCTGCGCCGCGAGGAGCTCGCCGAACTGGCCGGGCTCTCCGTCGACTACATCCTGCGCCTGGAGCAGGGACGCGCGAAGCACCCGTCGGACCAGGTCGTCGGCGCCCTCGCCCGCGCCCTCCAGCTGTCCCGCGCCGAACGCGACCAGCTGTACCGGAGCGCCGGACTGCTGCCGCCGCGGGACGGGACGGTCAGCGCCCATGTGCCCCCGGGCGTCCAGCGGCTCGCGGCGCGCCTGGGCGACGTCCCGATCGGGGTGTTCACCGCGGACTGGACCCTGGTGTGGTGGAACGCCATGTGGAGCGCCCTGCACGGCGACCCCACCGTCCTGCCGGCCGCCGAACGCAACCTCGCCCGCGCCCTGTTCGGCACCGGTGCCGCCCGCGACCCGGTGCTCCGCGTCCGCCCCGAGCGCGGACCCGACACCTTCGAAACCTCGATCGTGGCCGACCTCAAGGACGCCGTCTCCCGCTACCCCGCCGACACCCGGCTCGCCCGCCTGGTGCGGGAACTACGGGCGGAGTCCGAGGTCTTCGCCCATCACTGGGCCACCCGGGCGACCGCCGCCCAGCACACCTCCGACCGCAAGACGATCCGGCATCCGGAGATCGGCGACATCCTGCTCGACTGCGATGTGCTCATCGTCGCCGGCGCGGATCTGCGCATGGTCACCTACACGGCGGCGACCGGAAGCAGCGACGCGGGCAAGCTGGACCTGCTGCGCGTCACAGGTGCGCACATCGCCGTACCCCGCCCGTAG
- the metE gene encoding 5-methyltetrahydropteroyltriglutamate--homocysteine S-methyltransferase, which yields MTTKSAAAAARATVYGYPRQGPNRELKKAIEGYWKGRVTGDALRATAAELRRANWRQLAGAGIDEVPTGDFSYYDHVLDTTVMVGAIPGRHRDAVAADPLDGYFAMARGTQDVAPLEMTKWFDTNYHYLVPELGPDTVFAADSAKQVAELKEAIALGLTARPVLVGPVTYLLLAKPAPGAPAGFEPLTLLDRLLPVYAEVMADLRAAGAEWVQLDEPALVQDRTPAERHAAGRAYRDLGALTDRPKLLVASYFDRLGEALPVLAKAPVEGLALDFTEAAAANLDALAAVGGLPRKRLVAGVVNGRNIWVNDLEKSLATLGTLLGLADRVDVAASCSLLHVPLDATAERDVEPQILRWLAFARQKTAEIVTLARGLARGTGAITAELAANRADLASRAGSPITRDPAVRARAAVVTEADAHRSQPYAERTAAQRAHLRLPLLPTTTIGSFPQTGELRTARADLRGGRIDTAGYEERVRAEIQEVVSFQEKTGLDVLVHGEAERNDMVQYFAEQLTGYLATQHGWVQSYGTRYVRPPILAGDISRPEPMTVRWTAYAQSLTDRPVKGMLTGPVTMLAWSFVRDDQPRGDTARQIALALRDEVNDLEAAGTSVIQVDEPALRETLPLRTADRPAYLAWATESFRLTTGGVRPDTQIHTHMCYAEFGDIVQAIDDLDADVISLEAARSHMQVARELAAHGYPREAGPGVYDIHSPRVPGAQEAAELLRTGLRAIPAERLWVNPDCGLKTRGWPETRASLENLVTAARTVRGELPAS from the coding sequence GTGACCACCAAGTCCGCAGCCGCGGCGGCACGGGCCACCGTGTACGGCTACCCCCGCCAGGGCCCGAACCGGGAACTGAAGAAGGCGATCGAGGGCTACTGGAAGGGCCGCGTCACCGGCGACGCGCTGAGGGCCACCGCCGCCGAACTGCGCCGCGCCAACTGGCGGCAACTGGCCGGGGCGGGCATCGACGAGGTCCCCACCGGCGACTTCTCGTACTACGACCATGTGCTGGACACCACCGTCATGGTCGGCGCCATCCCCGGCCGCCACCGGGACGCGGTCGCCGCCGACCCGCTCGACGGGTACTTCGCGATGGCGCGGGGCACCCAGGACGTGGCGCCGCTGGAAATGACCAAGTGGTTCGACACCAACTACCACTATCTGGTCCCCGAACTCGGTCCGGACACGGTGTTCGCGGCCGACTCCGCCAAGCAGGTCGCGGAGCTCAAGGAGGCCATCGCCCTCGGGCTGACCGCGCGACCGGTCCTCGTCGGCCCCGTCACGTACCTCCTGCTCGCCAAGCCCGCGCCCGGCGCGCCCGCCGGCTTCGAGCCGCTCACCCTGCTGGACCGGCTGCTTCCGGTGTACGCCGAGGTCATGGCCGACCTGCGGGCGGCCGGTGCCGAATGGGTGCAGCTCGACGAGCCCGCCCTGGTCCAGGACCGCACCCCCGCCGAGCGACACGCGGCCGGGCGCGCCTACCGCGACCTGGGCGCCCTCACCGACCGCCCGAAGCTGCTGGTCGCCTCGTACTTCGACCGTCTCGGCGAGGCGCTGCCGGTGCTGGCCAAGGCCCCGGTCGAGGGGCTGGCGCTGGACTTCACGGAGGCCGCCGCGGCGAACCTGGACGCGCTGGCCGCCGTCGGCGGGCTGCCCCGCAAGCGGCTGGTCGCCGGTGTCGTCAACGGCCGCAACATCTGGGTCAACGACCTGGAGAAGTCCCTGGCCACGCTCGGCACCCTGCTGGGCCTGGCGGACCGGGTCGACGTGGCCGCCTCCTGCTCGCTGCTGCACGTCCCGCTCGACGCGACGGCCGAGCGGGACGTCGAACCGCAGATCCTGCGCTGGCTGGCCTTCGCCCGGCAGAAGACCGCGGAGATCGTCACCCTCGCCAGGGGCCTGGCCCGCGGCACCGGCGCGATCACCGCCGAACTGGCCGCGAACCGGGCCGACCTCGCCTCCCGCGCGGGCTCCCCCATCACCCGCGACCCGGCCGTCCGCGCCCGCGCCGCCGTGGTCACCGAGGCCGACGCCCACCGCTCCCAGCCGTACGCCGAGCGCACTGCGGCCCAGCGCGCCCACCTCCGGCTGCCGCTGCTGCCGACCACCACCATCGGCTCCTTCCCGCAGACCGGCGAACTCCGCACCGCCCGCGCCGACCTGCGCGGGGGCCGGATCGACACGGCCGGGTACGAGGAGCGCGTCAGGGCCGAGATCCAGGAGGTGGTCTCCTTCCAGGAGAAGACCGGCCTGGATGTGCTGGTGCACGGCGAGGCCGAGCGCAACGACATGGTCCAGTACTTCGCCGAGCAGCTCACCGGCTATCTGGCCACCCAGCACGGCTGGGTCCAGTCCTACGGCACCCGTTACGTCCGCCCGCCGATCCTGGCCGGTGACATCTCGCGCCCCGAGCCGATGACGGTGCGCTGGACGGCGTACGCCCAGTCCCTCACCGACCGCCCGGTCAAGGGCATGCTCACCGGCCCGGTGACGATGCTGGCCTGGTCCTTCGTCCGCGACGACCAGCCCCGCGGCGACACCGCACGCCAGATCGCCCTCGCCCTGCGCGACGAGGTGAACGACCTGGAGGCGGCCGGGACCTCGGTCATCCAGGTGGACGAGCCCGCGCTGCGCGAGACCCTGCCCCTGCGCACCGCCGACCGGCCCGCCTATCTGGCCTGGGCGACCGAGTCCTTCCGGCTCACCACGGGCGGCGTACGCCCCGACACCCAGATCCACACCCATATGTGCTACGCCGAGTTCGGCGACATCGTCCAGGCGATCGACGACCTCGACGCCGATGTCATCAGCCTGGAGGCCGCCCGCTCCCATATGCAGGTGGCCCGCGAGCTCGCCGCCCACGGCTATCCGCGCGAGGCCGGGCCCGGGGTGTACGACATCCACTCCCCGCGGGTGCCCGGCGCCCAGGAGGCGGCCGAACTGCTGCGGACGGGTCTGAGGGCCATCCCCGCCGAGCGGCTGTGGGTCAACCCCGACTGCGGTCTGAAGACCCGCGGCTGGCCGGAGACCCGCGCCTCACTGGAGAACCTGGTCACCGCGGCCCGTACGGTCCGCGGTGAGCTGCCCGCGTCCTGA